In one window of Mesorhizobium sp. B2-1-1 DNA:
- a CDS encoding potassium channel family protein, translated as MKTKDSDGLQDRSTMAWLRDTLRKLYHGRTPAAFRFQLVAVIIDLAIIAFFIATPVIQQSASFLWLDYAVAALVAADLVARLLASNDMLRLMKQPTSWVDIFILLTLLMPTALANLGFLRILRLWSLSRSGSLWRHFEMQGLRPWREASHAVINLLTFLFVITGFVYTFFFRSGAGLESYIDALYFTVATVTTTGFGDIVLPGMAGKLTAIVTMIIGISLFVRLAQAIFRPAKVFFPCPQCGLQRHEPDAVHCKACGHLLNIPDSGD; from the coding sequence ATGAAGACGAAAGACAGCGACGGATTGCAGGACCGTTCCACAATGGCGTGGCTGCGCGACACGCTGCGCAAGCTCTACCACGGCCGCACGCCGGCGGCTTTTCGGTTTCAGCTGGTTGCGGTCATCATCGACCTGGCCATCATTGCCTTCTTCATCGCCACGCCCGTCATCCAGCAGTCGGCCTCATTCCTGTGGCTCGACTATGCGGTGGCGGCTCTGGTCGCCGCCGACCTGGTTGCCAGGCTGCTTGCCTCGAACGACATGCTGCGGCTGATGAAGCAGCCGACCTCCTGGGTGGACATTTTCATCCTTTTGACGCTGCTGATGCCGACGGCGCTCGCCAATCTCGGCTTTCTGCGCATTCTGCGGCTGTGGTCGCTGTCGCGCAGCGGTTCGCTCTGGCGGCATTTCGAGATGCAGGGCCTGCGGCCCTGGCGCGAAGCGAGCCACGCGGTGATCAATCTCTTGACGTTCCTCTTCGTGATCACCGGTTTCGTCTACACTTTCTTCTTCCGCAGCGGAGCGGGGCTGGAAAGCTACATCGACGCGCTTTACTTCACCGTCGCGACGGTGACCACGACCGGGTTCGGCGACATCGTGCTGCCGGGAATGGCGGGGAAACTGACGGCGATCGTGACCATGATCATCGGCATATCGCTGTTCGTCAGGCTGGCGCAGGCGATCTTCCGACCGGCCAAGGTGTTCTTTCCCTGTCCGCAATGCGGCCTGCAACGGCACGAGCCGGACGCCGTTCACTGCAAGGCCTGCGGCCACCTCCTCAACATACCCGACAGCGGTGATTGA
- a CDS encoding DNA polymerase IV — MFAAMAAPVNNPDHGFCRDCLAFQRSDARRCERCGSPRLARHPELYRLHLAHIDCDAFYAAIEKRDNPALKDKPLIIGGGKRGVVSTACYIARIRGVRSAMPMFKALEACPEAVVIPPNMEKYVVVGREVRAMMQALTPLVEPLSIDEAFLDLAGTERLHGLPPAVVLARFALAVEKEIGITVSSGLSYCKFLAKVASDFRKPRGFSVIGEAEAVGFLAVQPVSMIWGVGKAFNATLEQDGIRTIGQLQKMDRGDLMRRYGVMGDRLYRLSRGEDVRRVDPDQDAKSVSAETTFDTDIASLDELVSVLRGLSEKVSARLKKSGIAGRTVVLKLKTQDFKIRTRNRQLGDPTRLADRIFSTGVELLRKETDGTKYRLLGIGVSDLSADDKADPPDLVDVQSRKRAMAEGAIDSLRDKFGRKAVETGYTFGKGRDTHPPEPLED, encoded by the coding sequence ATGTTCGCAGCGATGGCGGCTCCTGTCAATAATCCTGATCACGGTTTCTGCCGCGACTGCCTGGCCTTTCAGCGCAGCGACGCCAGGCGCTGCGAGCGATGCGGCAGCCCCAGGCTTGCCCGTCATCCCGAGCTGTACCGGCTGCATCTGGCCCATATCGACTGCGACGCTTTCTATGCGGCAATCGAAAAACGCGACAACCCGGCGCTGAAGGACAAGCCGCTGATCATCGGCGGCGGCAAGCGCGGCGTCGTCTCCACCGCCTGCTACATCGCCCGGATAAGGGGCGTGCGTTCCGCCATGCCCATGTTCAAGGCGCTCGAGGCTTGCCCCGAAGCGGTGGTTATCCCGCCCAATATGGAAAAATACGTGGTCGTCGGGCGCGAGGTGCGCGCCATGATGCAGGCGCTGACGCCGCTGGTCGAGCCGCTCTCGATCGACGAGGCGTTTCTCGACCTTGCCGGAACCGAACGGCTGCACGGCCTGCCGCCGGCGGTGGTGCTGGCCCGTTTCGCGCTGGCCGTCGAGAAGGAGATCGGCATCACCGTTTCGTCAGGTCTGTCCTACTGCAAGTTCCTGGCTAAGGTGGCGTCGGATTTCCGCAAACCGCGCGGCTTCTCGGTCATCGGCGAAGCGGAAGCCGTGGGTTTCCTCGCCGTACAGCCGGTGAGCATGATCTGGGGGGTCGGCAAGGCATTCAACGCCACGCTCGAACAGGACGGCATCCGCACCATCGGCCAGCTCCAGAAGATGGACCGTGGCGACCTCATGCGCCGCTATGGCGTGATGGGCGACCGGCTTTACCGGCTCTCGCGCGGCGAGGACGTCCGCCGCGTCGATCCCGACCAGGACGCCAAGAGCGTATCGGCCGAAACCACTTTCGACACCGATATCGCTTCGCTGGACGAGCTGGTCTCGGTGCTGCGGGGCCTTTCGGAAAAGGTCTCGGCGCGGCTGAAGAAATCCGGCATCGCCGGGCGCACGGTGGTGCTCAAGCTGAAGACGCAGGATTTCAAGATCCGCACCCGCAACCGCCAGCTCGGCGACCCGACCCGGCTCGCCGACCGTATCTTTTCGACCGGGGTCGAGCTGCTGCGCAAGGAAACCGACGGCACCAAATACCGGCTGCTCGGCATAGGCGTCAGCGATCTTTCCGCCGATGACAAGGCCGATCCGCCCGATCTGGTCGATGTCCAGTCGCGAAAGCGGGCCATGGCCGAAGGCGCCATCGATTCACTGCGCGACAAGTTCGGCCGCAAGGCGGTGGAAACCGGCTATACGTTCGGCAAAGGCCGCGACACCCACCCGCCAGAGCCGCTGGAAGACTGA
- a CDS encoding DUF3572 domain-containing protein — protein MANAASMREEAETIAVKALAFVASDPELLPRFLAITGIEAHSIRKAAGEPGFLAGVLQFVLAHEPTLLRFAEETGTPPASVGKALRALPLGDDNHEHSI, from the coding sequence ATGGCAAACGCAGCGTCAATGCGCGAAGAGGCCGAAACCATTGCCGTGAAGGCTCTGGCCTTCGTCGCCTCTGATCCCGAACTGCTGCCTCGCTTCCTGGCGATCACCGGCATCGAGGCGCATTCGATCCGCAAAGCTGCCGGCGAGCCGGGATTTCTGGCCGGTGTGCTGCAGTTCGTTCTCGCCCACGAACCCACATTGCTGCGTTTTGCTGAGGAAACCGGCACGCCACCGGCCTCCGTCGGCAAGGCGTTGCGCGCGCTGCCGCTGGGCGACGATAACCACGAGCATTCCATATGA
- a CDS encoding GNAT family N-acetyltransferase, whose protein sequence is MSTTIVPLAPELWREFEDLFGKQGACYGCWCTHFRLAPAARRESSRERNKDHIRARIEAGPPPGMLAFEDGKAVGWMQIGPRADVPEWNNRGRGSAPVDPADASDPSVWAISCFFIRAKARGRGISHRLVEGGIDFARRNGARMVEACPIDLSKDSRSIGLFVGSSRVFEKAGFERLLERKAGRPLMRLVLEPSA, encoded by the coding sequence ATGAGCACGACCATAGTGCCGCTGGCGCCTGAGCTCTGGCGTGAATTCGAAGATCTCTTCGGCAAGCAGGGCGCCTGCTACGGCTGCTGGTGCACGCATTTCCGGCTGGCGCCGGCGGCTCGGCGCGAAAGCAGCCGCGAACGCAACAAAGACCACATCAGGGCGCGCATCGAAGCAGGCCCGCCACCGGGCATGCTGGCGTTCGAGGACGGCAAGGCAGTCGGCTGGATGCAGATCGGGCCGCGCGCCGACGTGCCCGAGTGGAACAACCGGGGCCGGGGCTCGGCTCCGGTCGATCCCGCGGACGCATCGGATCCGAGCGTCTGGGCAATTTCCTGTTTCTTCATCCGCGCCAAGGCACGGGGCCGGGGCATCAGCCATCGCCTGGTCGAAGGCGGCATCGATTTCGCCCGCAGGAACGGCGCGCGAATGGTGGAAGCCTGCCCGATAGACCTGTCGAAGGATTCACGCTCCATCGGGCTGTTCGTGGGCTCGTCGCGCGTGTTCGAGAAGGCCGGGTTCGAGCGGCTCCTGGAACGCAAGGCGGGCCGGCCGTTGATGCGGCTGGTGCTGGAGCCGAGCGCCTGA
- a CDS encoding DMT family transporter has protein sequence MAPTPSIPKAAFWMALSIASFLAMSVAGRATTAELNVFQVLELRSVIGFFILLPLVMQNGGFAAMRTGRPLAHVTRNVVHYTGQAAWLYALTLIPLAVLISIEFTTPIWTAILAVTFLGERLTRPKLGAVALGLIGVVIIVRPGVGSVDPGHLVVLGAAMCFGISLVLVKSLTRTDSVVRIIFWMLIIQSVLGLVPALYEWRNPSLELWPWILLIAFTGMSSHFCMAWALSYADATVISPMDFLRVPLSALIGWLLYQEQIDAFTAGGALLILMGNMLNLQRRQPKPAQAAAS, from the coding sequence ATGGCACCCACCCCTTCCATCCCCAAGGCCGCGTTCTGGATGGCGCTGTCGATCGCCTCGTTCCTGGCGATGTCGGTCGCGGGCCGCGCCACCACGGCCGAGCTCAACGTTTTCCAGGTGCTGGAGCTGCGCTCGGTGATCGGCTTTTTCATCCTGCTGCCGCTGGTCATGCAAAATGGCGGCTTTGCCGCCATGCGCACTGGGCGCCCCCTCGCCCATGTCACGCGCAACGTGGTTCACTATACCGGCCAGGCGGCGTGGCTCTACGCCCTGACGCTGATCCCTTTGGCGGTGCTGATCTCGATCGAATTCACGACGCCGATCTGGACGGCGATCCTTGCGGTCACCTTTCTCGGCGAAAGGCTCACCCGGCCGAAGCTCGGCGCCGTGGCGCTCGGGCTGATCGGTGTCGTGATCATCGTGCGCCCAGGCGTCGGCTCGGTCGATCCGGGACATCTGGTCGTGCTGGGCGCGGCAATGTGCTTCGGCATCTCGCTGGTCCTGGTCAAGTCGCTGACGCGGACCGACAGCGTTGTGCGAATCATCTTCTGGATGTTGATCATCCAGTCGGTGCTCGGCCTGGTCCCCGCGCTCTACGAATGGCGCAACCCGTCGCTCGAGCTGTGGCCGTGGATCCTGCTGATCGCCTTCACCGGCATGTCGTCGCATTTCTGCATGGCCTGGGCGCTGAGCTACGCCGATGCCACCGTCATTTCGCCGATGGATTTCCTGCGCGTGCCGCTGTCGGCATTGATCGGCTGGCTGCTCTACCAGGAGCAGATCGACGCCTTCACCGCAGGCGGGGCATTGCTGATCCTGATGGGCAATATGCTCAACCTGCAGCGCCGGCAGCCAAAGCCGGCGCAAGCGGCGGCATCGTAG
- a CDS encoding response regulator → MPKKVMIVEDNELNMKLFRDLIEASGYETVRTRNGLEALDLARQHRPDLILMDIQLPEVSGLEVTKWLKEDDDLHVIPVIAVTAFAMKGDEERIRQGGCEAYISKPISVPRFIETIKSYLGDS, encoded by the coding sequence ATGCCTAAGAAGGTCATGATCGTCGAGGACAATGAGCTCAACATGAAGCTCTTTCGGGACCTCATCGAAGCAAGCGGTTACGAGACAGTTCGCACCCGCAACGGTCTGGAAGCGCTCGATCTGGCGCGTCAGCACCGGCCGGATCTCATTTTGATGGACATCCAGTTGCCTGAAGTGTCTGGGCTGGAGGTGACGAAATGGCTGAAGGAAGACGACGACCTGCACGTCATCCCGGTCATTGCCGTCACCGCCTTCGCGATGAAGGGCGACGAGGAGCGCATCCGCCAGGGCGGCTGCGAGGCTTATATCTCCAAGCCGATCTCGGTGCCGCGCTTCATCGAAACCATCAAGTCCTACCTGGGTGATTCCTGA
- the dnaE gene encoding DNA polymerase III subunit alpha encodes MADDRLPRDPLLREAAVKAAAPEAPARPFVHLRVHSAYSLLEGALQLGKIVGHAVKDECPAIAVTDTNNLFGALEFAQKAVKDGIQPIIGCQIALAFSGENVDGQRDRRRQGPEMRPVVLIAATEAGYSNLVRLVSRVYLETPPGEAVHLTSEMLEGQADGLICLSGGPRGPIGAALKEDRRDLAETRLSTLKALFGDRLYVELERVSGYDRLIEHSTIDLAYAHELPLVATNEAFFSSRDDYDAHDALIAIAEGSVVAVDNRRRLSPDNFLRSQAEMAALFADLPEAIDNTVEIALRCSYYPKTRSPILPRFTGGDASDKDAAEKAEAAELARQAREGLEARLAAHGPTPGYTVEQYRERLEFELGIIEKMKFPGYFLIVADFIKWAKSQGIPVGPGRGSGAGSLVAYSTTITDIDPLRFSLLFERFLNPDRVSMPDFDIDFCQDRREEVIRYVQQKYGRDQVGQIITFGTLQARAVLRDVGRVLQMPYGQVDKLSKMVPQNPANPVKLADAIANEPRFAEEAEKEPIVQTLLDMAQKLEGLYRHASTHAAGIVIGDRPLSELVPMYRDPRSDMPVTQFNMKYVEQAGLVKFDFLGLKTLTVLETAVKLIRRRGVDIDLATIPLDDPETYAMLSRGEVVGVFQVESAGMRKALIGMRPDCIEDIIALVALYRPGPMENIPTYNARKHGEEEMASIHPKIDHLVKETQGVIVYQEQVMQIAQELSGYSLGEADLLRRAMGKKIRAEMDKQRERFVSGAVERGVAKPQADFIFDLLAKFADYGFNKSHAAAYAVVSYQTAYLKAHYPVEFLAASMTLDMGNTDKLADFRQDALRLGIEVVAPSVMTSFRPFEVGENRIYYSMAALKGVGDAAVEHIVAMRGEKPFKSLADFCERVDPKIVGKRVFESLIMAGALDCFGHDRAAMMAGVERMMGLASLAQQNAVSGQADIFGASLGAQSQALNLPVTEPWLAADRLHREFQVVGFYLSAHPLDEYKAALQKMRVQNWAEFSAAVKRGATAGRLAGTVTTKQERKTRTGNKMGVVQFSDTSGQYEAVLFSEGLAQYRDMLEPGRSVVITVAAEDRPEGVNLRIQTVQSLEDEASRIQKALRIFVRNDAPASIIQSQLTQRGESQVSIIVIKEEAQGEVEIALQGGYRVSPQIASAMRAVPGVVEVELV; translated from the coding sequence ATGGCGGATGACAGACTTCCACGCGACCCCTTGCTGCGCGAAGCGGCAGTGAAGGCGGCGGCGCCAGAAGCGCCGGCGCGTCCTTTCGTGCATCTTCGCGTCCACTCGGCCTATTCGCTGCTGGAAGGCGCGCTCCAACTCGGCAAGATCGTCGGCCATGCGGTCAAGGACGAGTGTCCGGCAATCGCGGTCACCGACACCAACAATCTGTTCGGCGCGCTCGAATTCGCGCAGAAGGCGGTGAAGGACGGCATCCAGCCGATCATCGGCTGCCAGATCGCGCTCGCCTTTTCCGGCGAGAACGTCGACGGCCAGCGCGACCGCCGGCGGCAGGGGCCCGAGATGCGGCCAGTCGTGCTTATCGCGGCGACCGAGGCCGGCTATTCCAATCTGGTCAGGCTGGTAAGCCGCGTCTATCTGGAGACGCCGCCCGGCGAGGCGGTGCATCTGACCAGCGAGATGCTGGAGGGCCAGGCCGACGGGCTGATCTGCCTCAGCGGCGGTCCCCGCGGCCCTATCGGCGCGGCTCTGAAGGAGGATCGACGCGATCTCGCGGAGACCCGGCTGTCGACCCTGAAAGCCCTGTTCGGCGATCGGCTCTATGTCGAACTGGAACGAGTTTCCGGTTACGACCGGCTGATAGAACATTCCACGATCGATCTCGCCTATGCCCACGAATTACCGCTCGTCGCCACCAACGAGGCGTTCTTCTCCTCGCGCGACGATTATGACGCGCATGATGCGCTGATCGCCATAGCTGAGGGCTCGGTCGTCGCCGTGGACAATCGCCGCCGGCTTTCACCGGATAACTTCCTGCGTAGCCAGGCTGAGATGGCAGCGTTGTTCGCCGATCTGCCGGAAGCGATCGACAACACAGTCGAGATCGCGTTGCGCTGCTCCTACTATCCGAAAACCCGCAGCCCGATCCTGCCGCGCTTTACCGGCGGCGACGCGTCGGACAAGGACGCAGCCGAGAAGGCCGAGGCCGCCGAACTTGCCCGCCAGGCGCGTGAAGGGCTGGAGGCCCGGCTTGCCGCGCACGGACCGACGCCGGGCTATACGGTCGAGCAATACCGCGAGAGGCTCGAGTTCGAGCTCGGCATCATCGAGAAGATGAAATTCCCAGGCTACTTCCTGATCGTTGCCGACTTCATCAAATGGGCCAAGTCGCAAGGCATTCCAGTCGGGCCGGGGCGCGGCTCGGGTGCGGGCTCGCTGGTCGCCTATTCCACCACCATAACCGACATCGATCCGCTGCGTTTCTCGCTGCTGTTCGAGCGCTTCCTCAATCCGGACCGCGTGTCGATGCCCGATTTCGACATCGACTTCTGCCAGGACCGCCGCGAAGAGGTGATCCGCTATGTCCAGCAGAAATATGGACGCGACCAGGTCGGCCAGATCATCACCTTTGGAACGCTGCAAGCCCGCGCCGTGCTGCGCGACGTCGGTCGCGTGCTGCAAATGCCTTACGGCCAGGTCGACAAGCTGTCCAAGATGGTGCCGCAGAACCCGGCCAATCCGGTAAAACTGGCGGACGCCATCGCCAACGAGCCGCGTTTTGCCGAGGAGGCCGAAAAGGAGCCGATCGTCCAGACGCTGCTCGACATGGCACAGAAGCTGGAAGGGCTTTATCGCCATGCGTCGACGCACGCCGCCGGCATCGTCATCGGCGACCGGCCGCTGTCGGAGCTGGTGCCGATGTACCGCGATCCTCGTTCGGACATGCCGGTCACCCAGTTCAACATGAAATATGTCGAGCAGGCCGGGCTGGTGAAGTTCGACTTTCTCGGCCTGAAGACGCTGACGGTGCTGGAGACGGCGGTGAAGCTGATACGCCGCCGCGGCGTCGACATCGACCTTGCGACGATCCCGCTCGACGATCCCGAAACCTATGCCATGCTGTCGCGCGGCGAAGTGGTCGGCGTGTTCCAGGTGGAAAGTGCCGGCATGCGCAAGGCGCTGATCGGCATGCGGCCCGACTGCATCGAGGACATCATCGCGCTGGTGGCGCTGTACCGGCCGGGGCCGATGGAGAACATCCCGACCTACAACGCCAGGAAGCACGGCGAGGAGGAGATGGCGTCGATCCATCCCAAGATCGACCATCTGGTGAAGGAGACGCAAGGCGTCATCGTCTACCAGGAACAGGTGATGCAGATCGCGCAGGAATTGTCCGGCTATTCGCTGGGCGAAGCCGACCTTTTGCGCCGCGCCATGGGCAAGAAGATCCGCGCCGAGATGGACAAGCAGCGGGAGCGCTTCGTCTCGGGCGCGGTCGAGCGCGGCGTGGCCAAGCCGCAGGCCGACTTCATCTTCGACCTGCTTGCCAAGTTCGCCGACTACGGCTTCAACAAGTCGCACGCGGCCGCATACGCCGTCGTCTCGTACCAGACCGCCTATCTCAAGGCGCATTATCCGGTCGAGTTCCTGGCGGCGTCGATGACGCTCGACATGGGAAACACCGACAAGCTCGCGGATTTCCGCCAGGATGCGCTGCGCCTCGGCATCGAGGTGGTGGCACCGTCCGTGATGACAAGCTTTCGTCCCTTCGAGGTCGGGGAGAACCGCATCTACTATTCGATGGCCGCGCTCAAGGGAGTCGGCGACGCGGCGGTGGAGCATATCGTCGCCATGCGCGGCGAGAAGCCGTTCAAGAGCCTGGCCGATTTCTGCGAAAGGGTCGATCCGAAAATCGTCGGCAAGCGCGTCTTCGAAAGCCTGATCATGGCCGGAGCGCTAGACTGTTTCGGCCATGACCGCGCCGCGATGATGGCTGGCGTCGAGCGGATGATGGGGCTGGCATCGCTGGCGCAGCAGAACGCCGTCTCCGGTCAAGCCGATATCTTCGGCGCATCCCTCGGGGCGCAGTCGCAGGCGCTCAACCTGCCGGTGACGGAACCGTGGCTCGCCGCCGACCGCCTGCACCGCGAATTCCAGGTGGTCGGTTTCTATCTCTCCGCCCATCCGCTGGACGAGTACAAGGCGGCGCTGCAGAAGATGCGGGTGCAGAACTGGGCGGAGTTTTCGGCCGCGGTCAAGCGCGGTGCCACCGCAGGGCGCCTCGCCGGCACCGTGACCACCAAGCAGGAGCGCAAGACGCGGACCGGCAACAAGATGGGCGTGGTGCAGTTCTCGGACACGTCCGGCCAGTATGAGGCGGTGCTGTTTTCCGAAGGACTGGCGCAGTATCGCGACATGCTGGAGCCGGGCCGCTCCGTCGTTATCACCGTGGCGGCGGAGGACAGGCCGGAGGGCGTCAACCTGCGCATCCAGACCGTGCAGTCGCTTGAGGACGAGGCCAGCCGCATCCAGAAGGCGCTGCGCATCTTCGTCAGAAACGATGCGCCTGCCTCGATCATTCAGTCGCAGCTTACCCAGCGCGGTGAAAGTCAGGTGAGCATCATCGTTATCAAGGAAGAAGCGCAGGGCGAGGTGGAGATTGCCCTGCAGGGGGGCTACCGCGTCTCGCCGCAAATCGCCTCGGCGATGCGCGCCGTGCCAGGCGTGGTCGAAGTGGAGCTGGTGTGA
- a CDS encoding acetyl/propionyl/methylcrotonyl-CoA carboxylase subunit alpha, whose amino-acid sequence MFTKILIANRGEIACRVIKTARKMGIATVAVYSDADRDAVHVEMADEAVHIGPSPAAQSYLVPEKIIAACKATGAQAVHPGYGFLSERASFCEALEKDGIVFIGPKPKAIKAMGDKIESKKFANAANVSTVPGWLGVIENADHAEKIAGEIGYPVMIKASAGGGGKGMRIAWNQAEVRDGFDRARSEAKSSFGDDRVFIEKFIVDPRHIEIQVLADAHGNALYLGERECSIQRRNQKVAEEAPSPFLDARTRKAMGEQSVALARAVDYQSAGTVEFIVDAEKNFYFLEMNTRLQVEHPVTELVTGIDLVEQMIRVAAGEKLALKQSDVKLNGWAVESRLYAEDPYRNFLPSIGRLTRYRPPQEGQVGDVVIRNDTGVTEGSEISMFYDPMIAKLCTWAPTRLEAIDAMSEALDSFVVDGIEHNIPFLAALMQHPRWREGRISTGFIAEEYPDGFAPILPDHDDRAVLAAVATVVELLRRDRLDRLGGRLAPHSGALKRHWVVKIGKDYLSASILEGMISIPMEVDLSIEGGKPLTVSSAWRPGELVWRGSVGGHEMVAQLRPAPNGLRIAWKGLSVTARAMLPRIAVLERLMPEKLEPDTSNLLLCPMPGLVVSIAVAEGQEVKAGETLAVVEAMKMENVLRAERDLVVAKLNVKPGDSLAVDAVIMEFA is encoded by the coding sequence ATGTTCACCAAAATCCTGATCGCCAACCGTGGCGAGATCGCCTGTCGCGTCATCAAGACCGCGCGCAAGATGGGCATCGCCACGGTCGCTGTCTATTCCGACGCCGATCGCGATGCCGTGCATGTCGAGATGGCCGACGAGGCGGTGCATATCGGACCGTCGCCAGCCGCGCAGAGCTATCTCGTGCCCGAGAAAATCATCGCGGCGTGCAAGGCGACCGGCGCTCAGGCCGTGCATCCCGGCTATGGCTTCCTGTCCGAGCGTGCATCATTCTGCGAGGCGCTGGAGAAGGACGGCATCGTCTTCATCGGGCCGAAGCCGAAGGCCATCAAGGCGATGGGCGACAAAATCGAATCGAAGAAATTCGCCAACGCCGCCAATGTTTCGACGGTTCCCGGCTGGCTCGGCGTCATCGAGAACGCCGACCACGCGGAGAAGATCGCCGGAGAGATCGGCTATCCCGTGATGATCAAGGCCTCGGCCGGTGGCGGCGGCAAGGGCATGCGCATCGCCTGGAACCAGGCCGAGGTGCGCGACGGCTTCGACCGCGCGCGCTCGGAGGCCAAGAGCTCGTTCGGCGACGACCGCGTCTTCATCGAGAAGTTCATCGTCGATCCACGCCACATCGAGATCCAGGTGCTGGCCGACGCGCATGGCAACGCGCTCTATCTCGGCGAGCGCGAATGCTCGATCCAGCGCCGCAACCAGAAGGTGGCCGAGGAGGCGCCATCGCCTTTCCTCGATGCCAGGACGCGCAAGGCCATGGGCGAGCAGTCGGTGGCGCTGGCCAGGGCCGTCGACTACCAGAGCGCCGGCACGGTGGAATTCATCGTCGACGCTGAGAAAAACTTCTATTTCCTTGAAATGAATACACGATTGCAGGTCGAGCATCCGGTGACCGAGCTTGTCACCGGTATCGATCTGGTCGAGCAGATGATCCGTGTGGCCGCCGGCGAGAAGCTCGCCTTGAAGCAAAGCGACGTGAAACTGAATGGCTGGGCGGTGGAGAGCCGGCTCTATGCCGAGGATCCGTATCGCAACTTCCTGCCGTCGATCGGCCGCCTGACGCGCTATCGACCGCCGCAGGAAGGGCAAGTCGGCGACGTCGTCATCCGCAACGACACCGGCGTCACCGAGGGATCGGAGATTTCGATGTTCTACGACCCGATGATTGCCAAGCTGTGCACCTGGGCGCCGACCCGGCTGGAGGCAATCGACGCGATGTCCGAAGCGTTGGACAGTTTTGTCGTCGACGGCATCGAGCACAACATCCCTTTTCTGGCGGCGCTCATGCAGCATCCGCGCTGGCGGGAAGGGCGGATTTCGACCGGATTCATCGCAGAGGAATATCCCGACGGCTTTGCGCCGATCCTGCCCGACCATGACGACAGGGCCGTGTTGGCGGCGGTCGCCACCGTGGTCGAATTGCTGCGCCGCGACCGGCTCGACCGGCTGGGCGGGCGCTTGGCGCCGCATTCGGGGGCACTCAAGCGTCACTGGGTGGTGAAGATTGGCAAGGACTATCTGTCCGCGTCCATCCTGGAGGGCATGATCTCCATTCCGATGGAAGTCGACTTGTCCATCGAGGGCGGCAAGCCGCTGACGGTTTCGTCGGCCTGGCGGCCGGGCGAACTGGTCTGGCGCGGCAGCGTCGGCGGGCACGAAATGGTGGCGCAACTGCGCCCGGCGCCAAACGGCCTTCGCATCGCCTGGAAAGGGCTTTCGGTGACGGCGCGCGCCATGCTGCCGCGCATTGCCGTGCTGGAAAGGCTGATGCCGGAAAAGCTGGAGCCCGACACGTCCAACCTGCTGCTATGTCCCATGCCCGGCCTCGTCGTCTCGATCGCTGTCGCCGAAGGCCAGGAGGTCAAGGCCGGCGAGACTCTGGCCGTCGTCGAGGCGATGAAGATGGAGAACGTGCTGCGCGCCGAGCGCGATCTCGTGGTGGCGAAACTCAACGTCAAGCCGGGCGACAGCCTGGCCGTCGACGCGGTGATCATGGAATTCGCCTGA